The Nitrospinota bacterium region CGGAATTCCCGCTTCTACCTTACCAACCAAATCGGAGCCTACATCTGCGGTTTTGGTGTAAATACCGCCACCCACACGGGCGAACAGGGCAATGGAGCTTGCGCCCATTGCAAATCCGCTGATGACACTCACCGAATCTCCACGCGCAAATAACAGAAACAATCCACCCACACCCACCAGGCCCAAGCTGGCAACACACAAGCCCATCACCGCTCCGCCATTGAAAGCAATATTCAAGGCTTTTGCCTGACCGCCATCGTTGGCGGCCTGCGAGGTGCGAACATTAGCGGTGGTCGCCGCGTTCATGCCAAAAAAACCTGCCAGCATCGAGCACCCGGCTCCAGCCGCATAGGCGACGCCGGTCCAGAAACCAATCCAGATGCCTTTTTGGGTGGAAATAATGATGATGAGAAGAAAAAATACAACGCCAACGAAATAACCTAAAATTTTATATTCTCGAGCAAGAAATACCATCGCCCCCTCATGAATGGCATCGGCGATTTCCGTCATTTTTTCGTTGCCCGCAGGTTGATCGTCCAGATTTTCAAATATTTTCCAGGCGATAACCAGACCAAAAAGTCCAAATACAACCCCCAGATAGGCAAAGTTTGGCGATGCGTCAAAGGTGGCCATTAACAAATAGATCACCATGGAAATGCTGACGAATATCAGCTCTCCTGTGTATTCCTTTAACATTCCGATTATCCCTCCGTTTATAGTGTTCTGTTGCTCAATTCCGAAAGCATGGATTCAATCAGCCCCATTGCCTGTTCAATCACATCATTAAATTGCTGGATCTCTTCCTCCTCAAAGGAAGATAAAACATAATCAACGATATCATCCTGATGCTCCGGTCTGCCGACCCCTATCCGCACACGGTGAAATTCTTTCGTGCGCAAGGTTTCGGCAATCGAGCGCAAACCCCGTTGGCCGCCATCTCCGCCCTTGCTCTTGGTTTTAACCTTGCCAAGCGGCAGATCAATATCGTCATGAACGACGATGACCCGGTCCGGGGTTATATTTAACGCGGAAAGAATGGCTTTCGCCGATTTTCCACTCTCGTTCATGTAAGTCATGGGTTTCGCCACCATGACCCGCACACCGCAAACTTCCCCTTCCCCATACTGACAACGATACTTGTGATGGGTCAATGGAATCCGATGCTTATCCGCCAGATTGTCAACGACAATAAACCCGGCGTTATGGCGCGTCAGCTCAT contains the following coding sequences:
- the pth gene encoding aminoacyl-tRNA hydrolase, whose protein sequence is MFLILGLGNPGPRYELTRHNAGFIVVDNLADKHRIPLTHHKYRCQYGEGEVCGVRVMVAKPMTYMNESGKSAKAILSALNITPDRVIVVHDDIDLPLGKVKTKSKGGDGGQRGLRSIAETLRTKEFHRVRIGVGRPEHQDDIVDYVLSSFEEEEIQQFNDVIEQAMGLIESMLSELSNRTL